CCGAGGAGTGCTACGAGCCGAATTCGGCCGCCCGCATCCTGGGGCCGGACCTTAAGATAATCGAGATAACGAACAACTACTCGAAGATAAGCTTCAATTTCGGCCCTACGCTCCTTTATAACATGCAGACCGACAGCCCCGAGGTATACAGGAACGTAATCGAGGCCGACCGGATGAGCATGGATGGCAATGGCGGCCGCGGCTCTGCGATAGCCCAGGTCTATAACCACATGATCATGCCGCTCGCCACGAGAACGGACAAGCGGACCCAGGCGGTCTGGGGCATAAGGGATTTCAAGGCAAGGTTCGGGAGGGACCCGGAAGGCATGTGGCTCCCCGAGACTGCAGTGGACATCGAAACTCTCGAGGTCCTTTCCGAGCTCGGAATGAAATTCACGATACTCGCCCCGAGGCAGGCGCGGCGGGTAAGGAAGACCGCGAAGGGCGCAAGGTGGAAGGAACTCTCAGGCGAGGACGTCGACACAACAATTCCGTACCTCTGCTTACTGCCTTCGGGCAGGTCGATAGCACTCTTCTTCTACAACGGGCAGATATCGAGGGACGTGGGTTTCGGGAACCTCCTCGACAACGGCGAGAACTTCGCGATGAGGCTTGAGGACGCCTTCCCGCCGGACGATGGCAGGGAGGCGGCCCTCGTGCACATAGCGACCGACGGAGAGTCGTACGGCCACCACCACAGGCACGGCGACATGGCGCTTTCCTACTGCCTCTACCACATAGAGACCAAGGGGCTTGCGAAGCTCACAAACTACGGCGAGTACCTTGAGAAGTTCCCGCCTGAAAACCTGGTCGAGATTCACGAGAACTCGTCCTGGAGCTGCGTGCATGGAGTGGAGCGCTGGAGGGCCGACTGCGGCTGCAATACCGGAGGATACCCCCTCTGGAACCAGTCATGGAGGGGGCCGCTAAGGGAAGCATTCGACTGGCTGAGGGACACCCTCGCCCCGGTCTATGAAAGGGAGGCCTCGGCCCTGCTAAAGGACCCCTGGGCGGCCAGGGACGCGTATATAGATGTCATAAACGACAGGTCCAGGGAGAGAGTGGAGGCCTTTTTCGCAAAGCACGCGGCGGGGCAGCTCGGGAATGGCGAAAAGGTGCGGGCCCTCAAGCTCCTTGAGATGCAGAGGAACTCGCAGCTCATGTACACGAGCTGCGGGTGGTTCTTCGACGAGGTCTCCGGCATAGAAGGCGTGCAGGTCATGATGTACGCCTCGATGGCAATGCAGCTCGCGGAGGAGGCCGCCGGGGTCTCTCTCGAATCCGGGTTCGAGGGAAGGCTCGAACGCACGCCTAGCAACGTCTTCGGGAACGCCCGGAACGCATACGACAGGTTCGTAAGGGCCTCCAGTGTCGATCTCCTCCGGGTCGGGGCGCACCACGCGATATCCTCGCTCTTCGAGGAATACTCGAAGAAGACCTCCATATACGCCTTCGAGGCCGAAAACGAGTTCTACGAGAAAATAGAGTCAGGCAAGCACAAGCTCGCGCTGGGAAAGACGGTCATAAGGTCGAAGGTTTCCTGGGAAGAGGCACAGCTCTCGTCGGCGGTCCTCCATCTCGGCGAGATGAGCGTGAACTGCGGAATAAGGTTCTTCCGGAGCGAGGAGGAATTCATGCTCGCCGAGCAGGAGCTTAAAAGCGCCTTTGACCGGGGCGATATCCCCGAAGTAATAAGGCTGATGGACAGGCATTTCGGCGCGGCAAACTATTCGCTATGGCACCTCTTCAGGGACGAGCAGAGAAAGATCGTAAACGAGATACTTCACCTCACGAGCCGCGACATAGAAGGCTTCCACAGGCATATATTCGAGAGCAACTTCGGGACCATGGATTTCCTCCGGAAACTCGGGGTGCCGCTCCCCAGGCCGCTCGGGGTCTCGGCCGAGTTCATTTTGAACCATGATCTCGAGGCGGTGCTGAAGGAGAAGGAGCTTAATCTCGAGAAGTTCCGGGGCATCATAAAAAAATCGAGGCACCTTGCCGTCCAGATAGACCAGGAGAACATCGGCTATTTCGCGAGCGCCTGGATAACCGGGCGCATGGAGGAGGTGCGCGGGGACTCGATGAAGCTGGAGGAGATAGAGAAGCTCAGGGAAGCGCTGAAGCTCCTTCGGACAACACCCGTAAAGCTAAAGCTCTGGAAGGCGCAGAACCTCTACTTCGCCCTCGGCAGGAAGGTCCTGGCCGTCGCCCGCGAAAAGGCGGCGGAAGGCGACGAGGCCTCACGGAGATGGGTCGAGGCATTCGAGGACCTCGGAAACTACTTCCACGTAAGCGTCTCCTGAATATGCGGGTCCCCTCCTCCACATACAGGCTGCAGATCAATTCATTTTTCCGCTTTAAAGACGCATCCGATATTGTCGATTACCTCCATGCACTCGGCATCTCTGACATATACGCCTCGCCGGTCTTCAGGGCGCGGAAGGGGAGCCCCCACGGCTACGACATAGTGGACCACGGGAGTATCAACCCCGAGGTCGGTACAATCGAGGAGCTTGAATCGCTTTTCGGAAGGCTCAGGGGTTTGGGGATGGGATGGCTCCAGGACTTCGTGCCCAACCACATGGCCTATGACGGGGAGAACGGGCTCCTGATGGACGTGCTCGAAAAGGGGCGGGCTTCGAGGTACGCGGGCTTTTTCGATATCGAATGGGACCACCCGTACGAAGGTATAAAGGAGAAGGTGCTGGCCCCTTTTCTCGGCCGCATCTACGGGGAGGCGCTCGAAGGGGGCGAGATACGGCTCGACTACTCGGACGACGGCCTTAAGGTGAGATACTATGAGACGAGCTTTCCCCTCAGGATAGATTCCTACCAGGTCTTCCTTTCGCACCTCTCAAGGAAGCTCGTAATGAAGCTAGGGAAGGAGCACCCTGATTACGTCAAGCTCCTCGGGATACGGTACGTCTTGAAGACCCTTGCCGCGGGCGGCGAGGCCGAGCTCGGGGACCAGGCCGTTTTCGTAAAGAGGATGCTCTGGGAGCTCTATACCGGAAACCGGGATTTCAGGTTTCAGCTCGACGAGAGCCTTGCCGCCTTCAACGGCTCCCCGGGCGATCCGGAGAGCTACAATCTTCTTGATAAGCTCCTCTCCGAGCAGTCCTTCAAGCTCGCGTTCTGGAAGGTGGCGGCAGAGGAGACGAACTACAGGAGGTTCTTCAACATCAACGGCCTCATTACGCTCCGTACTGAGGACGAAGAGGTCTTCGAGAAGACCCACGCACTCATTTTGAGGCTCCTCCGTAACGGGGCAACGGGCGTGAGACTAGACCACATAGACGGGCTCTTGAACCCCCTTGAGTACCTACGGAAGCTCAGAGACCGGGCGGGAGACGCCTACATTGTAGTCGAGAAGATACTCGGGAGCGGCGAGGCCCTGCCTCAAGCCTGGCCGGTCGAGGGCACGACAGGCTACGATTTCATGTCGGCCCTTAACGGCATCTTCTGCGACACTACCCACGAGTCCAGGTTCACGCGCATATACTCGAGCTTCACGGGCATAAAATCGAGGTACGCCTACCTTTTCCACGAGAAGAAAAAGCTCATCACCGAGATGGACATGATGAGCGACGTATCGAACCTCGCACAGCTACTGAAGCTTACCCTTAGCCGCGACAGGCACGGTAGCGACATCACGCTTCCCGGCCTAAAGAGGGCCATAGTCGAAGTCATGGCGGCATTCCCGGTCTACAGGACCTACATATGCGCCGAGTCCGTGACAGAGACGGATTTGAGGTACATAAGGGAAGCGGTCGAGAGCGCCATTGCCCGGAACCCGGCCCTCTATAACGAGCTTGCATTTATCGGCAAGGTCCTGGCCCTGGACTTCAGGGAATACCAGGGCGAGGAGGAAAAGGGCGAATGGCTTAAATTCGTGATGCGCTTCCAGCAGTTCACGGGGCCGCTTATGGCCAAGGGCATCGAGGACACGCTCTTTTACGTCTACAACAGGCTCATCTCCCTCAACGAGGTTGGCTCATCTCCGGGACAGTTCGGCTCTACGGTCGAGGCCTTCCATTCAAGGAACAGGATAGCCGCGAAATCCCGCCCGCATTCCATGAGCGCCACCTCCACCCACGACACGAAAAGGGGCGAGGACGCGAGGGCCCGGATAAACGTGCTTTCCGAGATGCCGGGGGAATGGGAAGCGGCCCTCCGGAGGTGGAGCGCCGTGAACAGGAAAAGGAAGCGGAGGGCCGGGGGCCTTGGCGTGCCGGACAGGAATGACGAGTACTTCCTCTACCAGACTTTGTTGGGCTCTTTCCCCTTCGGAGACGGTGGCCTTTCGGAGTACCGCGAGCGCATAAAGGCGTACATGAAAAAAGCCGTCCGCGAGGCCAAGATACATACCGCGTGGCTACGGCCTGACATGGAGTATGAGGAAGGTTTCATGCAGTTCATAGACGCCATTCTGAGCTCGCCTGAGAACGGGTTTCTTAAGGAGTTCCTTCCCCTCCAGAAAAAGACCGCCTGGTACGGGATGATCAACTCGCTATCGCAGCTCGTCCTCAAGGCCGCCTCGCCCGGCGTGCCGGACTTCTATCAGGGGACCGAGCTCTGGGACCTAAGCCTCGTAGACCCTGACAACCGCCGCCCGGTCGATTTCGGAAAGAGAAAGGCCCTGCTTGACGAGATTATAAATCGGACCGCCGAGGACCGCAGTGCGTTCATAAGAGAGCTCCTTGCCGCGCCCGAGGACGGGAGGATCAAGCTCTTCGTAACCCACGCGGCCCTGAATGAAAGGAGGTCGCATCACGAGCTTTTCAGGGGCGGCGCTTACGAGCCCATTGAGACGGAAGGCAGGCTCAGGCGGCACCTCGTCGCCTTTGCAAGGGTGCTCGGCGAAAAAGCAGCTATGGTGCTTGCCCCGCGTTTCATGACTCAGGTCGTGCTTGAAAGGCAATGGCCCCTCGGCCCGGAGGTCTGGGAGGGAACTTTCCTCCGACTTCCCGAGGGGCTTAAGTACGCCTCGTGGCAAGACGCGTTCACCGGACGGGAATTGAAATTGAACGGGGTACAGGAGGCCGGGGCAGTGCTCGGCT
The genomic region above belongs to Deltaproteobacteria bacterium and contains:
- the treY gene encoding malto-oligosyltrehalose synthase, with amino-acid sequence MRVPSSTYRLQINSFFRFKDASDIVDYLHALGISDIYASPVFRARKGSPHGYDIVDHGSINPEVGTIEELESLFGRLRGLGMGWLQDFVPNHMAYDGENGLLMDVLEKGRASRYAGFFDIEWDHPYEGIKEKVLAPFLGRIYGEALEGGEIRLDYSDDGLKVRYYETSFPLRIDSYQVFLSHLSRKLVMKLGKEHPDYVKLLGIRYVLKTLAAGGEAELGDQAVFVKRMLWELYTGNRDFRFQLDESLAAFNGSPGDPESYNLLDKLLSEQSFKLAFWKVAAEETNYRRFFNINGLITLRTEDEEVFEKTHALILRLLRNGATGVRLDHIDGLLNPLEYLRKLRDRAGDAYIVVEKILGSGEALPQAWPVEGTTGYDFMSALNGIFCDTTHESRFTRIYSSFTGIKSRYAYLFHEKKKLITEMDMMSDVSNLAQLLKLTLSRDRHGSDITLPGLKRAIVEVMAAFPVYRTYICAESVTETDLRYIREAVESAIARNPALYNELAFIGKVLALDFREYQGEEEKGEWLKFVMRFQQFTGPLMAKGIEDTLFYVYNRLISLNEVGSSPGQFGSTVEAFHSRNRIAAKSRPHSMSATSTHDTKRGEDARARINVLSEMPGEWEAALRRWSAVNRKRKRRAGGLGVPDRNDEYFLYQTLLGSFPFGDGGLSEYRERIKAYMKKAVREAKIHTAWLRPDMEYEEGFMQFIDAILSSPENGFLKEFLPLQKKTAWYGMINSLSQLVLKAASPGVPDFYQGTELWDLSLVDPDNRRPVDFGKRKALLDEIINRTAEDRSAFIRELLAAPEDGRIKLFVTHAALNERRSHHELFRGGAYEPIETEGRLRRHLVAFARVLGEKAAMVLAPRFMTQVVLERQWPLGPEVWEGTFLRLPEGLKYASWQDAFTGRELKLNGVQEAGAVLGSFPAALLIKM
- a CDS encoding DUF3536 domain-containing protein gives rise to the protein MEKYICIHGHFYQPPRENPWLERIELQDSAHPYHDWNQRITEECYEPNSAARILGPDLKIIEITNNYSKISFNFGPTLLYNMQTDSPEVYRNVIEADRMSMDGNGGRGSAIAQVYNHMIMPLATRTDKRTQAVWGIRDFKARFGRDPEGMWLPETAVDIETLEVLSELGMKFTILAPRQARRVRKTAKGARWKELSGEDVDTTIPYLCLLPSGRSIALFFYNGQISRDVGFGNLLDNGENFAMRLEDAFPPDDGREAALVHIATDGESYGHHHRHGDMALSYCLYHIETKGLAKLTNYGEYLEKFPPENLVEIHENSSWSCVHGVERWRADCGCNTGGYPLWNQSWRGPLREAFDWLRDTLAPVYEREASALLKDPWAARDAYIDVINDRSRERVEAFFAKHAAGQLGNGEKVRALKLLEMQRNSQLMYTSCGWFFDEVSGIEGVQVMMYASMAMQLAEEAAGVSLESGFEGRLERTPSNVFGNARNAYDRFVRASSVDLLRVGAHHAISSLFEEYSKKTSIYAFEAENEFYEKIESGKHKLALGKTVIRSKVSWEEAQLSSAVLHLGEMSVNCGIRFFRSEEEFMLAEQELKSAFDRGDIPEVIRLMDRHFGAANYSLWHLFRDEQRKIVNEILHLTSRDIEGFHRHIFESNFGTMDFLRKLGVPLPRPLGVSAEFILNHDLEAVLKEKELNLEKFRGIIKKSRHLAVQIDQENIGYFASAWITGRMEEVRGDSMKLEEIEKLREALKLLRTTPVKLKLWKAQNLYFALGRKVLAVAREKAAEGDEASRRWVEAFEDLGNYFHVSVS